The region caatcgagaactcaacttcacgctctggcggtaattcattcacttctttaggaaacacatcaggaaaatcacacaccacggctagatcgcaaatcaccagtttatctttagcctccaaagtcgctaacagcataaacaacttTGCCCCATCTGttactgcctcattcacctgtcttgctgatagaaacaaactctttccttcctcaatctcaggaaagatcacagtcttatcaaaacagttgatatgaactcggttaaacaccaaccagttcatacccaggataacatcaatctgcactagtggaagacacacaaggtctatcccaaagtctctaccaaaaatactcaaaggacaatttaaacaaactgaagtagtagtcactgaacccttcgcaggagtatcaatcaccatactcccatgcatctcagatatctctaatttaagtttcacagcacaatccaaagatataaaggaatgagtcgcacctgtgtcaataatagctacaagaggaaagccattaatataacacgtacctcggatcaaacgatcatctgtagaagtctcagaacccgataaagcaaagaccttgcctcccgactggttctctttcttcggcttaggacactgtgggctaatatgacccacctctccacagttgaaacaagtcatagtcttcaaccggcactctgcagccaagtgaccacctttgccacacttaaaacacttcttctcagcactggtacactcatggaaacgatgtccagcctgaccacatctgtaacacttagcaggggcactggagtctcccccactaggtctcttcatcccactctgtctctggaaacctttgccagctgcatacggtttcccacgatcattctgattcttgcctttcctatcaaccctctgctgatagctctccgttctggccttggtatcctgttcaaaaatcctgcaacagtcaaccaagtcagaaaacactctgatccgctgatacccaatagcctgcttgatctcgggacgcaacccgttctcaaacttcacacatttcgaaaattccccagtagcctcatcatagggagtgtaatacttcgacagctctgtgaacttagcagcatactcagtaacagaccggttgccttgcttcaattctaagaactctatctctttctttcctctgacatcctctggaaagtacttcctcaggaatctctctctgaacaccgcccaagtgatctcagcattctcagcagcttccaactcagtgcgggcagcaacccaccaatcatctgcttcctctgatagcatatgcgtaccgaacctgaccttctggttatcggcacactcagtcactcggaagatcctctcgatctccttcaaccacttctgagcaccatctggatcgtatgctcccttgaacattggaggattgttcttctggaactcactcagttgacgagcagctcccattcctacaacattcggattccctccaagtactccagctagcatacccagagcctcagcaatcgcagcatcatctctacctcttccagccatctctattctgaaaacccaacaagctaaaacaataagtactgatagggttagacaacacctatcacgtacagggaaacagaataattacgactcgactcgaccgactatgctctgataccactaatgtaacacccttctaaaataccccaatatttatttaaacaacaaaacataattcagagtaaatatgcaattaagggtgtcacacttgacacttcacaccattttccaaataactggtcatactcatttgtttatcaaaataaaacattgcacaatacgcagcggatatgcaaaccatgtaatcactttacatgtaaaactgttcaacaaccacaattgaaaacaagtaaaacatcccgtcccgatgttacatctaccagagcatgacccactaaggaactacactagactccaagcactagcttctactcaatcactgctcgttacctgaaacatagttgtaagggtgagttcctcaattgatataataagcattataaaatatcatgtaatgctaagtaaattaacacatttcatcaccctaatcatatcacacattcagcaacggcaacatcaactcataatcatactcaacacaacacaacacaaaacacacgtataatattggaatatatccattcatattatacgccatacatatattatgcaataagactccatgcatgcggtaccgactattcgtgaacatatagttcaacctcaccgatcaaatccagatacggctaccaagctccctagtcccactcatttgagacctagtgactcacataactaattcctcaccatgggaattagctaccaccccaagggccatgctatgcacgccaaatcacctagcatgcaaacatcaacaacaatccacaataactcatcactaattcctcaccatgggaattagctaccaccataaaggccatactatgcacgctaaatcacctagcatgcaaccatcaacaatccacaatggacatatgctcacactctaagccataaacagtccattcacaatagcatacataatagatatattcacaacattatgcacaccatcatacatcatcaatacaattatcacagaatcatattatgtcacgccacataatcaatcacagtattagcacactctactaatacctacaatgctcaaacaacgggaaattgatccctcctatatcatacaccaatataggccaatcatcaattgttcacaatatttaaaatatcagtttttcacttttcaaacagtgttaaccggttaacgccctgggttaaccggttaacgcaacacagaacacgcttcctggcaattcacaacagtgttaaccggttaacgcaagacaggcagcaatatttcacaattcataacagtgttaaccggttaacaccctgggttaaccggttaacgcaaggcagaaagctgttcctgcgctaacacgaagcaaaatgcagaattctccgcattttccgccgttggaggacttccggacctccgattccaattccgtaaaaagctacacgtccagcaaattacgactcacacaactatcgattcaattacagttttaacataacttatccatcacaatttttcagcattcctcatccaaattagggtcaattcaacggcttattactacccattacatgttaacctataatacccattaaacgacgataaaccccccttacctgagttaatccggcaatcctttagcttcaagctcttccttcttcaaccttcttctcctgctcttcctctttgcccttttctcactttctgtcgcttctctgattttcacgtgaaaaccctttttaccaaatggaactctttatatatattccaacttattattccaatttatattattccaataataataataattccaataataatccaattatttaattaaattaataaatatactattaacttaatttaaataattatcatattttatcggggtgttacacacaCCACCGTCATCCATGGAGATTTTAATTTGTCACATTCTAGTGATAATACTTGCTTTATCATTACCAAGATAAACAAATCCAAAATCACCTGACATGAATGTAGTAAACCATTCTCAGTATGATGTCACGTGGTAAGAACAAACAGAGTTAAGAATCTACACAACAATGCACTTTTTGGATGAAACATATAGTATATCTGATTTGCTGCCATAATCATCACTTTGAATCAAATTTGCAGAACTGGATGAACCAATATTTCTGTTTGGACAATCCATCTTCCAATGGCCAATATGTTTGCAACTATAACACTAAAGTGTTTTGCGATTCTTGGATTTAGACCTATTCTTTCCATAACCTATTTTACCCTTGTTCATCTCACGATCTTGACCCCCTTTCACATACAGACTATCACCTTGTGGTTCTTCCTCTACATTTTGTCTTCGTTGAGAATGAGACAAAATAAAACAATAATCATATCAAGACTGATAGTGTATTTTCCAGAGGTAAGAGTAGTCACCAAGTGGTCATAAGAACCTAGTAACGAGCATAATAGAATAATTGCCTTAACTTCGTCATTAAATTCACCACAGATTTCACTAGATAAGGGATTATATTGTTGAAAACATTGACATGTTATCGCAAATCGAATAATTCTTGCATCTTCAGACTGTATAGTCGTAGCTTCGCGAATAATTTGTTCATTAGCATTTTTGACATATATTGACTCTCCAAATTTTCTCAAACCCGTAGTTCCTTTTGTTTGGCTGCATTAGGTAAAacaacatacatacaaaatgtACTTTAGGAAACATGTGGAACAAAATATTCTAACATGTGTTCCAGCATCGAGTGTGAGTTGTTCAGCTAACGTGCTTGACATAACTAGTTAAACAAGAGTTTTTAAGCTAAAATTCTTGACAGAACCAGTTAAGCAAGAGGTTCCAAGATGTAACGAAAGTTCTTGACATAACTCTTTCAGTAATAGGTTCAACATGTGAGTATGTATCATCTCGACATAAGGCTTGGATTCTGACTATCTTCATATGTCCTTTAGAAGAGTTCTGGTATTGACTTCTTCAGAAGATGCAAAGGTTTGATTTTGGGAAGAAGTTTATGTTGTTAATCTAAAATCTACTTGAAAAGATTTGGATTTGTTTCAGTCAAAGAAGATTTAATTGGATGTACATTGAAGGAAGATTTGGTCCAAGATTTACTCTACAAAAAAGACTTATATGAAGAGATTTATTTTGAATGTTTTGGTGTAACATGTGGAACACGGTGTTTCAACATGTGTGCTACAACATCTGGTCTCTGTCAACAAACAAATGTTATTACAATTGTGATGAATAAGGGTGTGTTGCAACACATATGATCTCTATCAATAGACGGATGTTATTGCAGCTGTGGTGAAGAAGAAATGTATGTGAAACACGATGTTTCGACATGTGTGCAACATCTGAACCTGACTCAACATGCCAATATTATTGCATTTTTGGAGCGAAATTCTGGTTGAGATTCAATTAGATTTGTTGTTATATTTTAGCAATGCGTTTGTGTGATTTGTTTGCCAACTTTTGAAgatcaaatcaatttaaatgaagatttaaatttgaatttgaattaaaaaCAAATCGTATATTTTCTTGTAGATTTTTATGGAACAAATCATATCCAATGATATCTGCATTTATTCTGGACGAAATCAATCAAATGCCCATTGGAAAAAGCCCATAAAAATATTGTTATTTAAAGAGACTTAAACTTAGAGTTTGAGCGTGCATATTTTGAAGACTCTTTGTGGTAGGATTTCTATTTTTGAGTCTCTGTTTGAGTTATTGTTGCGCACCACTCTAGTACCTTCATTCATATCTTAAGACATAGAGGTCGGTTTCCTCGTTGAGTTGTAAAGCTTTGTTCCAATATAATAATTGTTAAGTTGTAAAGCTTTGTTCCAAGATATTAATTCTATAAGCTTGAGAACAAACTATTTTTCTTTCTTGTATTCCACGCTAATGGTGTATTAGTGTTGAATCTATCCGTGTACAACACTATATGTTTCAGTAACTTAACATAGTTGTTGTTTTGTCTTAGTTAAGTTGTAAATTCAGCAATCACTAGAGTTGTTATCGAAGGTGATCGCTAAGGGTTAGTGATTGAAGAAAGTGAGATGAattctcatatttagggggagtcATAAATAGAAAGTCACTAGGATTAGGAAGAGACATTGGACACCATGGGGTTGGTGTTCATAGAAGACTAAGTGTACTAATTCAAAGTAGtgaattttctttctttcgtAGAGTGCCTACAAAAGTAGGTGTGGTTTTACTAAACTGCGTTACCAATCTCTTTtgttctttattgcttttctACTTCATCATATTATATAAGTTAAACGGTCATCTCTTGGTATTTTAAATTGGTTTTTTATTCTAGTATACAATGTCCCAAACATCACGTCAGACATATGTCCCCATAATCTATTATTTGTCATAAACTAGTTGTCACAAATATTTGGTCCAACATCTGTCCCCCTgaaaaaaaaattacaaaaccTTTTTCCACGTCATTAGGTCTAAGATATATGATACATCACATTTGAGTCATCTATTCCCAACAAACAAATGAGTCTAACCCCATTAAAATTTCCACATAATTGTTTCTCTTTGTCTTAATCAATATAATAATTAAATGGAAAAGTTTTagttattttaattaaatgacaAAATAGTCCATTAAGATAAGATGCAGGGGACGGGTATGGAACTATTTGGGGGGCTATATTGGTTTTATGGGTAGTAATACAAAGCAGATTAGAAGACAAGTTAAAATTGAAGACTAATATATATACGATGATATGATAAAGTATCCATACGAAGATGCACCGTCACTGTAAACAAACGGTGTGGTCCAAAAGCATAATGGTGTTATCCAGTGAAGGCTTCAACCTACAAACCTCTCCTTATAATCACCCTCTTATTTACGCTTCTTCTTTCTCTCTCCACTCTTCTTTTCCTCACTAAACTCTTCTTTTCACACCCCTTAtcacaaaattagggttttccaaaaaataatatttttttaatgtaATAAACAAATTAAACAATCGTAGTCAAAATAACCAAATTTAACCTGGAGAGTTTGTAGAAATATGGTTGTCGATGATATTATGAGCTCCGTCTTCGCTGGCTGTGGTGGTTCATGTTCTTCTCGATTCTCTGAAGCTTATCCCAAAAGGTAATAATAATCCTTCAAAGATCTATCTCAAATTTATGGATTTCATTCATTTTCACTGTTTTTCCCTTGATTTTGGAGGGTTTAATCAGATACTAGGAATAGGGTTAACTATAATATTTTTTTGGGTTTTTCAAAATTTGCACAGATTTAATAGATGTTATGTATATGATCTTGTTATTGAGTAGGTTGATTTGTTAATTGATAgagaaaataataattttttaaaatagtTTGGATTTgttgatttctttttttttttggttttggttttgttttgtcTCAAATTCAATTGATAAATATAGGGGTTTGATGGAAGGGAGATATAGTGGGGATTGATATGATGATGAAGGTGTTTATAAGGTTGTTATTTTGTTGAATTGTTTTTGGGATGGCAATATTTTATCAACCAGCAATAATAGAACTCATCAACAAGATGAGGTAGCATTGGCGATTCCTGTTTCGCTTCTTTGTCAATGGAGAATCATCAGAATCATCACCCTTCAACGTTATTGTCTATGGATTCGAGTGCGTCTTCTCATGAGGAACTGGACTTGGAGATGAATCGGCAGATCATACTTTCTCGTCCGCCGGATATTAATTTGCCTCTTTCTGCTGAACGTAGTCCGCCGCCTCAGTCGTGGAATTCTGATCCTTGTGATATTCTGGATGTTGGTCTTGGTACTCAAGGGTATGAGACTGAGACTTTTCTTACTTTGCCTAAGGTTGGAAGAAAATGTGCTAAGCGAGTTGATAGCATATGGGGTGCTTGGTTTTTCTTTAGTTTTTACTTTAAGCCGTCGTTGAATGATAAATCGAAGGCCAAGATTATCAGGGACGGAAATGGTATTTCGGGTTTTGAGAAATCGGATCTCAATCTTGATGTTTTCATGGTTCAACATGATATGGAAAATATGTACATGTGGGTTTTCAAGGAGAGGCCTGAAAATGCCTTGGGGAAGATGCAGCTGAGGAGTTACATGAACGGTCATTCTCGCCAGGGGGAGCGTCCGTTTCCTTTTAGCGTTGACAAAGGATTTGTTCGATCCCACCGGATGCAAAGGAAGCATTATAGAGGACTTTCAAACCCTCAGTGTGTACACGGCATTGAGGTTTTTCCTTCACCCAATCTGATGAATCTTGACGAGGATGATCGGAAAAGGTGGATTGAACTCACTGGCCGTGATTTGAATTTCACAGTACCAACTGAAGCAAGTGATTTTAGTTCGTGGAGAAATCTTCCCAACACGGACTTTGAGCTTGAGAGACCTCTTCCTTCAATCAAGAGTGCTGCAAATGGACACCCTCCTAAGAAGCTGCTTAATGGGTCTGGGCTGAATCTGTCAACTTCTCTGTCTAACCACACCAACGGCGATTTGTTGGACCTACCTTCTGCCAACGGAAAAAAGAGGAAAGACTTTTTCCCTCATGTAAACGGGAACGGTAATGGAACCCTAAATGGAAGCCTAAACGGTAACCTAAACGATGAAGAATGTTACCTTGCTGTTAATCCTCCATCTGATCGGATCCAAGATATAGAAATGCACCCAAGTGAGCCGCACTGGTTGAATGACTTCAGCGGGGTGATAAAGAATGTATACGGACCAGTTACAGCCGCAAAAACTATCTACGAGGACGAACAGGGTTACTTGATTATCATCAGTCTACCCTTTGTAGACCTT is a window of Lathyrus oleraceus cultivar Zhongwan6 chromosome 6, CAAS_Psat_ZW6_1.0, whole genome shotgun sequence DNA encoding:
- the LOC127097050 gene encoding uncharacterized protein LOC127097050; protein product: MENHQNHHPSTLLSMDSSASSHEELDLEMNRQIILSRPPDINLPLSAERSPPPQSWNSDPCDILDVGLGTQGYETETFLTLPKVGRKCAKRVDSIWGAWFFFSFYFKPSLNDKSKAKIIRDGNGISGFEKSDLNLDVFMVQHDMENMYMWVFKERPENALGKMQLRSYMNGHSRQGERPFPFSVDKGFVRSHRMQRKHYRGLSNPQCVHGIEVFPSPNLMNLDEDDRKRWIELTGRDLNFTVPTEASDFSSWRNLPNTDFELERPLPSIKSAANGHPPKKLLNGSGLNLSTSLSNHTNGDLLDLPSANGKKRKDFFPHVNGNGNGTLNGSLNGNLNDEECYLAVNPPSDRIQDIEMHPSEPHWLNDFSGVIKNVYGPVTAAKTIYEDEQGYLIIISLPFVDLASVKVSWRNTLTHGIIKVSCMSTSRKPFIKRRDRTFKLTDASSEHCPPGEFVREISLSTRIPEDANLEAYYDEPGSVLEIMVPKHRVGPEEHEVRVCLRPHLGGNDLMLT